In Chiloscyllium plagiosum isolate BGI_BamShark_2017 chromosome 39, ASM401019v2, whole genome shotgun sequence, one genomic interval encodes:
- the tnnt1 gene encoding troponin T, slow skeletal muscle isoform X2, with protein sequence MSDTEDVGEYGEQQEEEEPEEEGEQYEQEEVEQPEVEEERPRPKLVVPQISGPKIPDGERVDFDDIYRKRMEKDLLELQTLIEAHFEQRKRDEEELIALKERIEHRRAERAEQQRYRAEKERDRQTRLLEEKTRKEEEEAKKRAEDDAKKKKVLSNMGAHYGGYLVKVEQRRGKRQTGREMKKKILAERRKPLNIEHLNDEKIREKAKELWDWMYQLESEKFDLMEKLKRQKYEINLLHNRISEHQKFKKAAGKGKVGGRWK encoded by the exons AGGAAGAACCTGAAGAAG AGGGAGAACAGTATGAGCAGGAAG AAGTTGAGCAGCCGGAAGTAGAAG AGGAACGGCCCAGACCAAA GCTCGTTGTTCCCCAGATTTCTGGTCCAAAGATCCCTGATGGAGAAAGGGTTGATTTCGAT GATATTTACAGGAAGCGTATGGAGAAAGATCTCCTGGAACTTCAGACTCTGATTGAAGCCCATTTTGAGCAGAGGAAAAGGGACGAGGAAGAATTGATTGCCTTGAAGGAGAGAATT GAACACCGGAGAGCTGAGAGAGCAGAACAGCAGAGATACCGTGCAGAAAAGGAGCGTGACCGCCAAACGAGATTGCTT GAAGAAAAAACACGCAAAGAGGAGGAAGAGGCCAAGAAACGTGCAGAGGATGATGCCAAGAAGAAAAAAGTCCTGTCTAACATGGGTGCCCATTATGGCGGGTACCTTGTTAAG GTTGAGCAGAGAAGGGGCAAACGGCAGACAGGCcgagaaatgaagaagaaaatttTGGCAGAAAGACGCAAACCCCTCAATATTGAGCATCTCAATGATGAGAAAATAAG GGAGAAAGCCAAGGAATTGTGGGACTGGATGTATCAGCTGGAGTCTGAGAAGTTTGACCTGATGGAGAAGCTGAAAAGACAGAAATATGAG ATTAATCTCTTGCACAACCGCATCAGTGAACACCAGAAATT CAAAAAAGCAGCGGGAAAAGGCAAGGTTGGAGGCCGCTGGAAATAA
- the tnnt1 gene encoding troponin T, slow skeletal muscle isoform X1 has translation MSDTEDVGEYGEQQEEEEPEEEGEQYEQEEVEQPEVEEEERPRPKLVVPQISGPKIPDGERVDFDDIYRKRMEKDLLELQTLIEAHFEQRKRDEEELIALKERIEHRRAERAEQQRYRAEKERDRQTRLLEEKTRKEEEEAKKRAEDDAKKKKVLSNMGAHYGGYLVKVEQRRGKRQTGREMKKKILAERRKPLNIEHLNDEKIREKAKELWDWMYQLESEKFDLMEKLKRQKYEINLLHNRISEHQKFKKAAGKGKVGGRWK, from the exons AGGAAGAACCTGAAGAAG AGGGAGAACAGTATGAGCAGGAAG AAGTTGAGCAGCCGGAAGTAGAAG AAGAGGAACGGCCCAGACCAAA GCTCGTTGTTCCCCAGATTTCTGGTCCAAAGATCCCTGATGGAGAAAGGGTTGATTTCGAT GATATTTACAGGAAGCGTATGGAGAAAGATCTCCTGGAACTTCAGACTCTGATTGAAGCCCATTTTGAGCAGAGGAAAAGGGACGAGGAAGAATTGATTGCCTTGAAGGAGAGAATT GAACACCGGAGAGCTGAGAGAGCAGAACAGCAGAGATACCGTGCAGAAAAGGAGCGTGACCGCCAAACGAGATTGCTT GAAGAAAAAACACGCAAAGAGGAGGAAGAGGCCAAGAAACGTGCAGAGGATGATGCCAAGAAGAAAAAAGTCCTGTCTAACATGGGTGCCCATTATGGCGGGTACCTTGTTAAG GTTGAGCAGAGAAGGGGCAAACGGCAGACAGGCcgagaaatgaagaagaaaatttTGGCAGAAAGACGCAAACCCCTCAATATTGAGCATCTCAATGATGAGAAAATAAG GGAGAAAGCCAAGGAATTGTGGGACTGGATGTATCAGCTGGAGTCTGAGAAGTTTGACCTGATGGAGAAGCTGAAAAGACAGAAATATGAG ATTAATCTCTTGCACAACCGCATCAGTGAACACCAGAAATT CAAAAAAGCAGCGGGAAAAGGCAAGGTTGGAGGCCGCTGGAAATAA